In Candidatus Pantoea floridensis, a single genomic region encodes these proteins:
- a CDS encoding LysR family transcriptional regulator, protein MKILLAGKSYQKPLQGWPSVEDLYVFISVARYEGFGRAATELGQSPSYISKRIAILEKQLETRLFFRTNRVMRLTPEGEKALEGALQVVNEMDSFLNNFQQWRGELTGDLTVACSFGFGQDYLSDAVAEFMARHPSLNIKLILTDRDIDLLQSGIDVDIRVSDDINHSYIAKKLAANRRILCASAEYLAQSPALTTLDDLMDHSCLIINENNNTFGHWTLTDGENKIVCRLNSHYSSNSGKVILNWALKSHGIALRSAWDVSPYLTENKLVHVLPQWYQEANIWAVYTQRSSESPRIKVFIDFLVEYFGGKNLFIS, encoded by the coding sequence ATGAAGATATTGCTTGCCGGAAAAAGTTATCAGAAACCCTTGCAGGGCTGGCCTTCAGTAGAAGATCTGTACGTGTTTATCAGCGTGGCGCGCTATGAAGGTTTTGGCCGCGCCGCAACGGAGCTGGGCCAGTCGCCATCTTACATCAGCAAACGTATTGCCATCCTTGAAAAGCAGCTGGAAACCCGGCTGTTTTTTCGCACCAACCGTGTGATGCGCCTGACGCCCGAAGGTGAAAAAGCGCTGGAGGGCGCGCTGCAGGTGGTGAATGAAATGGATTCTTTCCTGAATAATTTCCAGCAGTGGCGCGGAGAGCTGACCGGCGACCTCACCGTGGCTTGCTCCTTTGGTTTTGGGCAGGACTATCTTTCCGACGCCGTGGCAGAATTTATGGCGCGTCATCCCTCGCTGAATATCAAATTAATTCTCACCGATCGCGATATTGATCTGCTGCAATCTGGCATCGATGTTGATATTCGCGTCAGTGATGATATTAATCACTCTTACATCGCCAAAAAATTAGCAGCTAATCGGCGTATTTTATGTGCATCGGCAGAGTATTTAGCGCAGTCACCTGCATTAACCACGCTGGACGATTTGATGGATCACAGCTGCCTTATTATTAATGAAAACAACAACACATTTGGGCATTGGACATTGACTGATGGTGAAAACAAAATTGTTTGTCGTCTTAATAGTCACTATTCATCCAACAGTGGCAAAGTGATTCTTAACTGGGCATTAAAATCACACGGGATTGCACTGCGCTCAGCCTGGGACGTTTCACCTTATTTAACAGAGAACAAACTCGTTCACGTTTTACCGCAGTGGTATCAGGAAGCCAATATATGGGCGGTTTATACACAACGCTCTTCAGAATCTCCGCGTATTAAGGTGTTTATTGATTTTCTCGTCGAATACTTTGGAGGGAAAAATTTATTTATTTCCTAG
- a CDS encoding phospholipase effector Tle1 domain-containing protein has product MTRNSNAEPEQHAQAARKKAFSPVSNATRPQPPKREITLTIGVFFDGTGNNADNTVASLDACSGEHFGMNDGDTQSAYSQCIQLKRGYSGTAAGSHLGYYTNVHWLYTLYNQNLMASTGYGQHAIYIEGIGTENGQGDSIYGIGTGGGSTGVVRKTDKAITLLIAGIKNYLAILPDASACIVKEIQFDLFGFSRGAAAARHFANRVFEQDKTIITAIKTGLEGIEFLGTPGGKTRFVGIFDTVAAIGSPVNGFNPHSADTGEVNIVLRPGVAQKVFHITAQHECRFNFALNSVKPTWPELALPGAHSDIGGGYNPEEHEAYFLTRPQFETVPISTAESDTRIYQQARKQREMISKSPVVAPILHGVETKISTWHDDRMPADRYGTLQKRSGVALTIERSTHNDWSKVVLRVMLDAAQEAGVIFNPIDDSIPDFLLPADLNSLSEKAIVMGRAIRSGGPIKGFTTSEIHALAEKYIHCSSNWNSVIRDDQGAIVGGVRPAKLITFTNRPDERWQRTIYDMDGNKIWK; this is encoded by the coding sequence ATGACACGAAATAGCAATGCGGAACCGGAACAGCATGCCCAGGCAGCACGTAAAAAAGCCTTTTCACCGGTGTCGAATGCTACTCGTCCACAGCCCCCAAAGCGTGAAATTACCCTTACTATTGGCGTGTTCTTTGATGGTACAGGAAATAATGCGGATAATACCGTTGCAAGTTTGGATGCATGCTCAGGGGAGCATTTTGGAATGAATGATGGCGATACTCAGTCGGCCTATTCTCAATGTATTCAACTAAAACGTGGCTACAGCGGCACGGCCGCTGGAAGTCATCTCGGTTATTACACCAATGTGCACTGGCTTTATACACTTTATAACCAGAATCTTATGGCCAGTACGGGATATGGACAGCACGCGATTTATATCGAAGGGATCGGCACTGAAAATGGTCAGGGTGATAGCATCTATGGAATAGGGACTGGCGGGGGTAGCACTGGTGTGGTGAGAAAAACAGATAAGGCAATCACTTTGCTGATAGCAGGTATTAAAAATTATCTGGCCATCTTGCCCGACGCGAGTGCATGCATCGTCAAGGAAATACAATTTGATCTTTTCGGGTTCAGCCGTGGAGCAGCGGCAGCCCGGCATTTTGCTAACCGGGTCTTCGAACAGGATAAAACTATCATTACAGCCATTAAAACCGGGCTGGAGGGTATCGAATTCTTAGGTACACCCGGGGGTAAAACTCGCTTCGTGGGGATCTTTGATACCGTGGCGGCGATTGGCTCACCGGTGAACGGCTTTAATCCACACAGCGCCGATACCGGTGAGGTAAATATTGTGCTGCGCCCGGGCGTGGCTCAGAAAGTTTTTCATATCACCGCACAGCACGAATGCCGTTTTAATTTTGCACTTAACAGTGTGAAACCGACATGGCCGGAGCTTGCTTTGCCTGGTGCGCACTCAGATATAGGTGGCGGCTACAATCCAGAGGAGCATGAAGCGTATTTTCTTACCCGACCGCAGTTTGAAACCGTGCCTATTTCAACTGCAGAGAGCGATACCCGGATTTATCAGCAGGCCCGTAAACAGCGGGAGATGATAAGTAAGAGCCCAGTAGTCGCACCTATTCTTCATGGTGTGGAGACCAAGATTAGCACTTGGCATGACGACAGAATGCCCGCAGATCGCTACGGCACCTTGCAAAAACGCAGCGGCGTAGCCTTAACCATTGAACGTTCAACACACAATGATTGGTCGAAAGTGGTATTACGAGTGATGCTAGATGCAGCACAGGAGGCGGGTGTGATTTTTAATCCTATCGATGACAGTATCCCTGACTTTTTATTGCCCGCCGATTTGAACAGCTTAAGTGAGAAAGCGATTGTAATGGGACGTGCCATTCGCAGTGGCGGCCCTATTAAAGGTTTTACCACTTCCGAAATTCATGCTCTGGCGGAAAAATATATCCACTGCTCGTCCAATTGGAACAGCGTGATAAGAGACGACCAAGGGGCAATCGTTGGCGGAGTCAGACCGGCTAAATTAATCACTTTCACTAACCGCCCAGATGAACGCTGGCAGCGGACAATTTACGATATGGACGGAAATAAAATATGGAAATAA
- a CDS encoding DUF2931 family protein — protein sequence MEIIRKVALLSILLITACHSAGNPNAIPLPKDLPTQWNFNFFTPRALPALVTFAAILDADGYNYRFNTLNSTPDLSNVIGEWNDIDRAPSGYWNHLEHPPKHILFCWDSVIDKKVYETHLTLSDATINKMRRPSEHKDYQGNIGYYDTIQIGLGPEGKVAVWLRGIGNEPNYRVRPSVLKTVSGEKLALCKGITKHPNGYKYYGDTSDFIKGKKYPYGNW from the coding sequence ATGGAAATAATCCGTAAAGTTGCACTTCTTTCAATTCTGTTGATAACGGCCTGCCACAGTGCTGGTAATCCCAATGCGATTCCTCTCCCAAAGGATCTACCTACGCAGTGGAATTTTAACTTTTTTACCCCCAGGGCGTTGCCCGCACTTGTGACTTTTGCTGCGATCCTTGATGCAGACGGTTATAATTATCGCTTTAATACACTAAACAGCACCCCTGACCTGAGTAACGTTATCGGAGAGTGGAATGATATTGATCGTGCACCCAGTGGATACTGGAATCACCTTGAACATCCTCCCAAACATATTCTTTTCTGCTGGGATTCAGTAATTGATAAAAAAGTATATGAAACTCACCTGACATTGTCAGATGCAACGATAAATAAAATGCGCAGGCCTAGCGAGCACAAAGATTACCAAGGTAATATCGGTTATTACGACACAATACAGATTGGTCTGGGACCTGAGGGTAAGGTGGCCGTCTGGCTACGTGGTATAGGCAACGAACCAAACTATCGGGTAAGACCATCAGTCTTGAAGACCGTCTCAGGCGAGAAATTAGCTCTTTGCAAAGGGATAACTAAACATCCAAACGGATATAAATATTATGGTGACACTTCTGATTTCATTAAAGGAAAAAAATATCCTTATGGAAACTGGTAA
- a CDS encoding alpha/beta fold hydrolase, producing the protein MSEITPQGDSPFIEGFTLSDVRLANGITLRVAMGGEGPPLLLLHGHPQNHLAWRKIAPQLAQKYRVILPDLRGYGDSDKPPSDETHRPYSKRVMADDISLLIEALGWERVAFVGHDRGARVGHRLALDHPEKLSCCVFVDIAPTATMYALTDKTFATRYFWWFFLIQPYPLPETMIGHDPALFLRKHIDGQLKTPGATSDEIFNDYLRCYQNKAMIHAVCEDYRAAATIDLDDDAQDSDKRIESPLLLLWGEKGTVGQLYNVVDTWQDKARHVQGQALPCGHSPHEEVPELFLSQLQCFLDSVL; encoded by the coding sequence ATGAGTGAGATAACGCCTCAGGGAGATTCGCCGTTTATTGAAGGCTTTACGCTTAGCGACGTGCGTCTGGCTAACGGCATTACGTTACGCGTAGCCATGGGCGGCGAAGGGCCGCCGCTGCTGCTTTTGCATGGTCATCCGCAGAATCATCTGGCGTGGCGCAAGATTGCGCCGCAGCTGGCGCAAAAATATCGCGTTATCCTGCCGGATTTACGTGGCTATGGCGACAGTGATAAACCGCCGAGTGACGAAACCCATCGCCCCTACTCAAAACGCGTGATGGCCGATGACATTAGCCTGCTGATTGAAGCATTGGGATGGGAGCGCGTGGCTTTCGTGGGCCACGATCGCGGCGCCCGCGTCGGGCACCGATTGGCGCTCGATCACCCGGAAAAACTCTCCTGCTGCGTATTTGTCGATATTGCACCTACCGCAACCATGTATGCATTAACCGATAAAACATTCGCCACGCGTTATTTCTGGTGGTTTTTCCTGATTCAGCCGTACCCGTTACCCGAAACCATGATCGGTCACGACCCGGCTTTATTTCTGCGTAAACACATTGATGGCCAATTAAAAACGCCAGGCGCAACCTCGGATGAAATATTTAATGATTATCTGCGCTGTTATCAAAATAAAGCGATGATACATGCAGTATGCGAAGATTATCGCGCTGCGGCCACCATCGATTTAGACGACGACGCGCAAGACAGTGATAAACGTATTGAATCTCCGCTATTGCTGTTGTGGGGTGAAAAGGGCACGGTTGGTCAGTTATATAACGTAGTGGATACCTGGCAGGATAAAGCGCGTCATGTGCAAGGGCAGGCATTACCTTGTGGCCACTCGCCGCATGAGGAAGTACCCGAACTGTTTTTAAGCCAGCTTCAGTGCTTCCTGGATTCTGTGTTATAA
- a CDS encoding DUF2931 family protein, whose translation MEIIRKVAVLSILLITACHSAIKPNAVPLPKDLPTQWNFNFFTPRALPARVTFAAILDADGYNYRFNTLNSTPNLSNVIGEWNDIDRAPNGYWNHLEHPPKHILFCWDSVIDKKVYETHLTLSDATINKMRRPSEHKDYQGNIGYYDTIQIGLGPEGKVAVWLRGIGNEPNYRVRPSVLKTTSGDQLALCKNITKSDFSYGYDQDIKDFIKGKKYPYGNW comes from the coding sequence ATGGAAATAATCCGTAAAGTTGCAGTTCTTTCAATTCTGTTGATAACGGCCTGCCACAGTGCTATTAAGCCCAATGCGGTTCCTCTCCCAAAGGATCTACCTACGCAGTGGAATTTTAACTTTTTTACACCCAGGGCGTTGCCTGCACGTGTGACTTTTGCTGCGATCCTTGATGCAGACGGTTATAATTATCGCTTTAATACACTAAACAGCACCCCTAACCTGAGTAACGTTATCGGAGAATGGAATGATATTGACCGTGCACCCAATGGATACTGGAATCACCTTGAACATCCTCCCAAACATATTCTTTTCTGCTGGGATTCAGTAATTGATAAAAAAGTATATGAAACTCACCTGACATTGTCAGATGCAACGATAAATAAAATGCGCAGGCCTAGCGAGCACAAAGATTACCAAGGTAATATCGGTTATTACGACACAATACAGATTGGTCTGGGACCTGAGGGTAAGGTAGCCGTCTGGCTACGTGGCATAGGCAACGAACCAAACTATCGGGTGAGACCATCAGTCCTGAAGACCACCTCAGGTGATCAATTAGCACTCTGCAAAAATATTACCAAGAGTGACTTTTCCTATGGATATGACCAGGATATAAAAGATTTCATTAAAGGAAAAAAATATCCGTATGGAAACTGGTAA
- a CDS encoding DUF1471 domain-containing protein has product MKQLINDVISIFTPQSVKPVLIRADLTHREISSIHPVGFTSVSWATSMEELNDAFVQKALAAGAVGYHITDVESHEPAHDGQHVMAATATLYHINSKVAYG; this is encoded by the coding sequence ATGAAACAATTAATTAATGATGTTATCTCAATCTTTACACCGCAATCTGTAAAACCCGTTTTAATTCGTGCTGATTTAACCCATCGCGAAATTTCATCAATCCATCCGGTTGGATTTACTTCCGTGAGCTGGGCCACCTCAATGGAAGAACTGAATGACGCATTTGTGCAAAAAGCACTTGCCGCTGGCGCTGTGGGCTACCACATCACCGACGTTGAGTCTCACGAGCCGGCGCACGATGGCCAACACGTGATGGCTGCAACAGCGACGCTTTATCACATCAATAGTAAAGTGGCCTATGGCTGA
- the leuD gene encoding 3-isopropylmalate dehydratase small subunit, whose product MEAFNNITGTLAPLPAANIDTDVIMPKQFLKGIDRQGLDRGVFFDLRFLADGSPNPDFILNQRGWEHATFLLVGANFGCGSSREHAVWGLNQLGIRAIIGTSFAGIFDDNCQRNGVLTLTLSDEDYQRLSAVANDPTNNRITVSLEQQAILFDNQRIAFSVSALKREMLLGGGSAVDWTLQYASDISQFETQHFAQRPWLKRANTAKDEQHE is encoded by the coding sequence ATGGAAGCGTTTAATAACATTACCGGCACGCTCGCCCCGTTACCGGCTGCCAATATTGATACGGATGTGATCATGCCGAAGCAGTTTCTCAAAGGCATTGATCGCCAAGGTTTAGATCGCGGCGTGTTCTTCGACCTGCGCTTTTTGGCCGATGGCAGCCCAAACCCGGATTTCATTCTCAATCAGCGCGGGTGGGAACACGCCACTTTCTTGCTGGTGGGGGCGAATTTCGGCTGTGGTTCCAGCCGCGAACATGCGGTGTGGGGGCTCAATCAGCTCGGCATTCGCGCCATTATTGGTACCAGTTTTGCCGGTATCTTTGATGATAACTGCCAGCGCAACGGTGTTCTGACGCTGACGTTGAGTGATGAGGATTACCAGCGATTGAGTGCAGTGGCGAACGATCCTACCAACAATCGCATTACCGTTTCGCTGGAACAGCAGGCGATCCTTTTCGATAATCAACGTATTGCGTTCTCCGTGAGCGCATTGAAACGTGAAATGCTGCTGGGCGGCGGAAGCGCTGTAGATTGGACGCTGCAATACGCCTCTGATATTAGCCAGTTTGAAACGCAGCATTTTGCCCAACGTCCGTGGCTGAAACGCGCGAATACGGCAAAGGATGAACAGCATGAGTGA